A part of Streptomyces sp. NBC_01497 genomic DNA contains:
- the rplR gene encoding 50S ribosomal protein L18 produces the protein MAYGVKIAKGNAYKAAAIKRRHIRVRKRISGTSERPRLVVTRSNRHMVAQVVDDIAGHTLASASTLDTSIRGVDGDKSELAKKVGSLVAERAKAAGIEAVVFDRGGNKYAGRIAALADAAREAGLKF, from the coding sequence ATGGCATACGGTGTGAAGATCGCCAAGGGCAACGCGTACAAGGCCGCTGCCATCAAGCGCCGTCATATCCGGGTCCGTAAGAGGATCTCGGGTACGTCGGAGCGTCCGCGTCTGGTCGTGACGCGTTCGAACCGCCACATGGTGGCGCAGGTCGTCGACGACATCGCGGGCCACACGCTCGCGTCGGCGTCGACCCTCGACACCTCCATCCGCGGTGTGGACGGCGACAAGAGCGAGCTGGCGAAGAAGGTCGGATCCCTGGTCGCGGAACGCGCCAAGGCTGCCGGCATCGAGGCCGTCGTGTTCGACCGTGGTGGCAACAAGTACGCCGGGCGGATTGCCGCTCTGGCTGACGCCGCCCGCGAAGCCGGTCTGAAGTTCTGA
- the secY gene encoding preprotein translocase subunit SecY codes for MLTAFARAFRTPDLRKKLLFTLGIIVLYRLGAHIPIPGVSYENVQTCVSAAQKGNSSLFGLVNMFSGGALLQITLFALGIMPYITASIILQLLTVVIPRLEALKKEGQSGQTKITQYTRYLTVALAILQGTGLVATARSGALFQGCPVASDIVPNHSLFTTITMVITMTSGTAMVMWLGELITDRGIGNGMSILMFVSIASGFPGTLWSIKESGSLADGWINFGGVILIACVMVGLVVFVEQAQRRIPVQYAKRMIGRRSYGGTSTYIPLKVNQAGVIPVIFASSLLYIPALIAQFSSSTSGWKTWIQDNFVKGDHPFYVAAYFLLIVFFAFFYVAISFNPEEVADNMKKYGGFIPGIRAGRPTAEYLSYVLNRITWPGSLYLGLIALAPTVALASYGGAGNSIGGTSILIIVGVGLETVKQIESQLQQRNYEGFLR; via the coding sequence GTGCTCACCGCGTTCGCCCGGGCGTTCAGGACGCCCGACCTGCGCAAGAAACTGCTCTTCACGCTGGGCATCATCGTGCTGTATCGGCTCGGTGCTCACATCCCGATCCCCGGGGTGAGCTACGAGAACGTGCAGACGTGCGTCAGCGCTGCCCAGAAGGGCAACAGCAGTCTGTTCGGCCTGGTGAACATGTTCAGCGGCGGGGCGCTGCTCCAGATCACCCTGTTCGCGCTCGGCATCATGCCGTACATCACAGCGAGCATCATCCTCCAACTGCTGACTGTCGTGATCCCCCGGCTGGAGGCCCTCAAGAAGGAGGGTCAGTCCGGCCAGACCAAGATCACGCAGTACACCCGCTACCTGACGGTCGCGCTGGCCATCCTCCAGGGGACCGGCCTCGTCGCGACCGCCCGCAGCGGCGCACTGTTCCAAGGCTGCCCGGTGGCCTCGGACATCGTCCCGAACCACTCGCTGTTCACCACCATCACGATGGTCATCACCATGACGTCGGGCACCGCGATGGTCATGTGGCTCGGTGAGCTCATCACCGACCGCGGCATCGGCAACGGCATGTCGATCCTGATGTTCGTCTCCATCGCGTCGGGCTTCCCCGGCACGCTGTGGTCCATCAAGGAGAGCGGCTCGCTGGCCGACGGGTGGATCAACTTCGGCGGGGTGATCCTCATCGCCTGCGTGATGGTGGGTCTGGTCGTCTTCGTCGAACAGGCGCAACGGCGCATTCCCGTCCAGTACGCGAAACGCATGATCGGACGCCGTTCGTACGGCGGAACCTCGACGTACATCCCCCTCAAGGTGAACCAGGCCGGTGTGATCCCGGTCATCTTCGCCTCTTCGCTGCTGTACATCCCCGCCCTGATCGCGCAGTTCTCCAGTTCGACGTCCGGCTGGAAAACGTGGATCCAGGACAACTTCGTCAAGGGTGACCACCCGTTCTACGTGGCGGCCTACTTCCTGTTGATCGTGTTCTTCGCCTTCTTCTACGTGGCGATCTCGTTCAACCCCGAGGAAGTGGCCGACAATATGAAGAAGTATGGTGGCTTCATCCCAGGTATTCGGGCTGGTCGGCCTACCGCCGAGTATCTGAGCTACGTGCTCAACCGGATCACTTGGCCGGGTTCGCTGTACCTGGGGCTGATCGCACTCGCGCCGACAGTGGCGTTGGCGAGTTATGGCGGTGCGGGCAACTCGATCGGTGGCACGAGCATCCTGATCATCGTGGGTGTGGGTCTGGAGACCGTGAAGCAGATCGAGAGCCAGCTCCAGCAGCGCAACTACGAAGGGTTCCTCCGCTGA
- a CDS encoding type Z 30S ribosomal protein S14 yields MAKKALIAKAARKPKFGVRGYTRCQRCGRPHSVYRKFGLCRVCLREMAHRGELPGVTKSSW; encoded by the coding sequence GTGGCGAAGAAGGCTCTGATCGCTAAGGCCGCCCGCAAGCCGAAGTTCGGCGTGCGTGGCTACACGCGCTGCCAGCGCTGTGGCCGGCCCCACTCCGTGTACCGCAAGTTCGGCCTGTGCCGTGTGTGCCTCCGTGAGATGGCGCACCGCGGCGAACTGCCGGGCGTTACCAAGAGCTCCTGGTAG
- the rpsQ gene encoding 30S ribosomal protein S17: MSESNVTETNAATRGFRKSREGLVVSDKMDKTVVVAVEDRVKHALYGKVIRRTNKLKAHDEQNAAGIGDRVLLMETRPLSATKRWRVVEILEKAK; this comes from the coding sequence ATGAGTGAGAGCAACGTGACTGAGACGAACGCCGCCACGCGCGGTTTCCGTAAGAGCCGTGAGGGCCTGGTCGTCAGCGACAAGATGGACAAGACCGTCGTCGTCGCCGTTGAGGACCGCGTCAAGCACGCCCTGTACGGCAAGGTCATCCGCCGTACGAACAAGCTCAAGGCCCACGACGAGCAGAACGCCGCCGGCATCGGCGACCGTGTCCTCCTCATGGAGACGCGGCCGCTGTCGGCGACCAAGCGCTGGCGCGTCGTCGAGATTCTCGAGAAGGCCAAGTAA
- the rpsE gene encoding 30S ribosomal protein S5, protein MAGPQRRGSGAGGGERRDRKGRDGGASASEKTAYVERVVAINRVAKVVKGGRRFSFTALVVVGDGDGTVGVGYGKAKEVPAAIAKGVEEAKKHFFKVPRIQGTIPHPIQGEKAAGVVLLKPASPGTGVIAGGPVRAVLECAGVHDILSKSLGSSNPINIVHATVAALQGLQRPEEIAARRGLPLEDVAPAALLRARAGAGA, encoded by the coding sequence ATGGCTGGACCCCAGCGCCGCGGTAGCGGTGCCGGTGGCGGCGAGCGGCGGGACCGGAAGGGCCGTGACGGTGGCGCCTCCGCCTCCGAGAAGACCGCATACGTTGAGCGCGTCGTCGCGATCAACCGTGTCGCCAAGGTTGTGAAGGGTGGTCGTCGCTTCAGCTTCACCGCGCTGGTCGTGGTGGGCGACGGTGACGGCACTGTCGGTGTCGGCTACGGCAAGGCCAAGGAGGTGCCGGCCGCCATCGCCAAGGGTGTTGAGGAGGCCAAGAAGCACTTCTTCAAGGTCCCCCGTATCCAGGGCACCATCCCTCACCCGATCCAGGGCGAGAAGGCGGCGGGCGTCGTCCTGCTGAAGCCTGCTTCCCCCGGTACGGGTGTTATCGCCGGTGGCCCGGTGCGCGCCGTTCTGGAGTGCGCGGGCGTCCACGACATCCTGTCGAAGTCGCTCGGGTCCTCGAACCCGATCAACATCGTGCATGCGACGGTGGCGGCCCTCCAGGGTCTCCAGCGCCCCGAGGAGATCGCGGCCCGCCGCGGTCTGCCCCTTGAGGACGTCGCTCCCGCGGCTCTGCTGCGTGCTCGTGCGGGAGCGGGTGCGTAA
- the rplE gene encoding 50S ribosomal protein L5, translating to MATTTAPRLKTRYREDIAGKLRDEFKYENVMQTPGLVKIVVNMGVGDAARDSKLMDGAIRDLTAITGQKPAVTKARKSIAQFKLREGQPIGCHVTLRGDRMWEFLDRTLSLALPRIRDFRGLSPKQFDGRGNYTFGLTEQVMFHEIDQDRIDRVRGMDITVVTTATNDDEGRALLRHLGFPFKEM from the coding sequence ATGGCTACCACCACTGCGCCGCGTCTGAAGACGCGTTACCGCGAGGACATCGCGGGCAAGCTGCGTGACGAGTTCAAGTACGAGAACGTCATGCAGACCCCGGGCCTCGTCAAGATCGTGGTCAACATGGGTGTGGGCGACGCCGCCCGCGACTCGAAGCTGATGGACGGTGCGATCCGGGACCTCACCGCGATCACCGGCCAGAAGCCCGCCGTCACGAAGGCTCGCAAGTCCATCGCGCAGTTCAAGCTGCGCGAGGGCCAGCCGATCGGCTGTCACGTCACGCTCCGTGGCGACCGCATGTGGGAGTTCCTGGACCGTACGCTGTCGCTCGCGCTGCCGCGTATCCGTGACTTCCGCGGTCTGTCCCCGAAGCAGTTCGACGGACGTGGCAACTACACCTTCGGTCTCACGGAGCAGGTCATGTTCCACGAGATCGACCAGGACAGGATCGACCGGGTCCGGGGCATGGACATCACCGTGGTCACCACGGCGACCAATGACGACGAGGGTCGTGCCCTGCTGCGCCACCTCGGCTTCCCGTTCAAGGAGATGTGA
- the rpsH gene encoding 30S ribosomal protein S8 has translation MTMTDPIADMLTRLRNANSAYHDSVVMPHSKIKSHIAEILQQEGFITGWKTEDAEVGKSLVLELKFGPNRERSIAGIRRISKPGLRVYAKSTNLPKVLGGLGVAIISTSHGLLTGQQAGKKGVGGEVLAYVW, from the coding sequence ATGACCATGACTGATCCCATCGCAGACATGCTCACGCGTCTGCGTAACGCGAACTCGGCATACCACGACTCCGTCGTGATGCCGCACAGCAAGATCAAGTCGCACATCGCTGAGATCCTCCAGCAGGAGGGTTTCATCACCGGCTGGAAGACTGAGGACGCCGAAGTCGGCAAGAGCCTCGTCCTGGAGCTGAAGTTCGGCCCGAACCGCGAGCGTTCGATCGCGGGCATCAGGCGCATCTCCAAGCCGGGTCTCCGCGTGTATGCGAAGTCCACCAACCTGCCGAAGGTCCTCGGAGGCCTGGGCGTGGCGATCATCTCCACGTCCCACGGTCTTCTGACCGGACAGCAGGCAGGCAAGAAGGGCGTGGGTGGGGAAGTCCTCGCCTACGTCTGGTAG
- the rpmD gene encoding 50S ribosomal protein L30, which yields MARLKITQTKSYIGSKQNHRETLRSLGLKRLHDVVVKEDRPEFRGMVKTVRHLVTVEEVD from the coding sequence ATGGCCCGCCTCAAGATCACGCAGACGAAGTCGTACATCGGCAGCAAGCAGAACCACCGCGAGACGCTGCGTTCGCTCGGGCTCAAGCGCCTGCACGACGTCGTCGTCAAGGAGGACCGCCCCGAGTTCCGCGGCATGGTGAAGACCGTGCGGCACCTCGTGACGGTTGAGGAGGTCGACTGA
- the rpmC gene encoding 50S ribosomal protein L29 — MSAGTKASELRELGDQELVGKLRESKEELFNLRFQAATGQLENHGRLKAVRKDIARIYTLMRERELGIETVVESA, encoded by the coding sequence ATGTCGGCCGGTACCAAGGCGTCCGAACTGCGCGAGCTGGGCGACCAGGAGCTTGTCGGCAAGCTCCGGGAGTCCAAGGAAGAGCTGTTCAACCTCCGCTTCCAGGCGGCGACCGGACAGCTCGAGAACCACGGCCGCCTCAAGGCCGTGCGGAAGGACATCGCGCGGATCTACACCCTGATGCGTGAGCGCGAGCTGGGCATCGAGACAGTGGTGGAGAGCGCCTGA
- the rplF gene encoding 50S ribosomal protein L6 has protein sequence MSRIGKLPIQVPAGVDVTIDGRTVSVKGPKGSLAHTVAAPIEVTKDEDVISVTRPNDERQNRSLHGLSRTLVANMITGVTQGYTKALEISGVGYRVQAKGSNLEFALGYSHPITIEAPEGINFKVESPTKFSVEGIDKQKVGEVAANIRKLRKPDPYKAKGVRYAGEVIRRKVGKAGK, from the coding sequence ATGTCGCGTATCGGCAAGCTCCCCATCCAGGTTCCCGCCGGTGTGGACGTCACCATCGACGGCCGTACGGTTTCCGTGAAGGGCCCCAAGGGCTCCCTCGCGCACACTGTTGCGGCTCCGATCGAGGTCACCAAGGACGAAGACGTCATCAGCGTCACGCGTCCCAACGACGAGCGTCAGAACAGGTCGCTGCACGGCCTGTCCCGCACGCTGGTGGCGAACATGATCACCGGCGTGACCCAGGGATACACCAAGGCGCTCGAAATCAGCGGTGTCGGTTACCGCGTCCAGGCGAAGGGCTCCAACCTGGAGTTCGCCCTGGGCTACAGCCACCCGATCACGATCGAGGCGCCCGAGGGCATCAACTTCAAGGTTGAGTCGCCCACGAAGTTCTCGGTCGAGGGCATCGACAAGCAGAAGGTCGGCGAAGTCGCTGCCAACATCCGCAAGCTGCGGAAGCCCGACCCGTACAAGGCCAAGGGTGTCAGGTACGCGGGCGAGGTCATCCGCCGCAAGGTCGGAAAGGCTGGTAAGTAA
- the rplN gene encoding 50S ribosomal protein L14, which produces MIQQESRLRVADNTGAKEILTIRVLGGSGRRYAGIGDVIVATVKDAIPGGNVKKGDVVKAVIVRTVKERRRQDGSYIRFDENAAVILKNDGDPRGTRIFGPVGRELREKKFMKIISLAPEVL; this is translated from the coding sequence GTGATCCAGCAGGAGTCGCGGCTGCGTGTCGCCGACAACACGGGTGCGAAGGAAATCCTCACCATCCGTGTTCTCGGTGGCTCCGGTCGCCGCTACGCGGGCATCGGTGACGTCATCGTCGCCACCGTCAAGGACGCGATCCCCGGTGGCAACGTGAAGAAGGGTGACGTCGTCAAGGCCGTCATCGTTCGCACCGTCAAGGAGCGTCGTCGCCAGGATGGCTCGTACATCCGCTTCGACGAGAACGCAGCCGTCATTCTGAAGAACGACGGCGACCCCCGCGGCACCCGTATCTTCGGCCCGGTGGGTCGTGAGCTGCGCGAGAAGAAGTTCATGAAGATCATCTCTCTCGCGCCGGAGGTGCTGTAG
- the rplX gene encoding 50S ribosomal protein L24 — protein sequence MKIKKGDLVQVITGKDKGKQGKVIVAYPERDRVLVEGVNRVKKHTKTGQTARGSQTGGIITTEAPVHVSNVQLVVEKDGAKVVTRVGYRFDDEGNKIRVAKRTGEDI from the coding sequence ATGAAGATCAAGAAGGGCGACCTGGTCCAGGTCATCACCGGTAAGGACAAGGGCAAGCAGGGCAAGGTCATCGTGGCCTACCCCGAGCGTGACCGCGTCCTCGTCGAGGGTGTCAACCGGGTCAAGAAGCACACGAAGACCGGCCAGACCGCTCGCGGTTCGCAGACCGGCGGCATCATCACCACCGAGGCGCCGGTCCACGTCTCCAACGTCCAGCTGGTCGTGGAGAAGGACGGCGCGAAGGTCGTGACCCGCGTCGGTTACCGCTTCGACGACGAAGGCAACAAGATCCGCGTTGCCAAGCGGACCGGTGAGGACATCTGA
- the rplO gene encoding 50S ribosomal protein L15: protein MAEQKPLKVHNLRPAPGAKTAKTRVGRGEASKGKTAGRGTKGTKARYQVPENFEGGQMPLHMRLPKLRGFKNPFRTEYQVVNLDKLSALYPEGGEVTVADLVAKGAVRKNSPVKVLGQGEISVAVTVSVDAASGSAKEKITAAGGSVTESA from the coding sequence ATGGCGGAGCAGAAGCCGCTGAAGGTCCACAACCTCCGTCCTGCCCCGGGCGCCAAGACCGCCAAGACCCGTGTGGGTCGTGGCGAGGCGTCCAAGGGTAAGACCGCTGGTCGTGGCACCAAGGGTACGAAGGCCCGTTACCAGGTTCCGGAGAACTTCGAGGGCGGGCAGATGCCCCTCCACATGAGGCTCCCGAAGCTGCGGGGCTTCAAGAACCCGTTCCGCACCGAGTACCAGGTGGTCAACCTGGACAAGCTCTCCGCCCTCTACCCGGAGGGTGGCGAGGTGACCGTTGCCGACCTGGTCGCCAAGGGCGCTGTGCGCAAGAACAGCCCGGTCAAGGTTCTTGGCCAGGGCGAGATCTCCGTGGCGGTGACGGTGTCGGTGGACGCCGCCTCCGGCTCCGCCAAGGAGAAGATCACCGCCGCCGGCGGTAGCGTCACCGAGTCCGCCTGA